In Deinococcus irradiatisoli, the genomic stretch GGCGGCGGCCCGCGAACTTGCCCGCCGGGGCTACGCGCTGGTGCTGGCCGCCCGCCGGGTAGAAGCGTTGGGCGCGCTGGCCGCCGAACTCGACCCCAGCGGTCGGCACATCGCGGCGGTGCAGGCCGACGTGACCCGCGCCGGCGACCGGGCGCACCTGATCGCGCAGGCACTGGAGCGCTTCGGACGCATCGACGCGCTGATCAACAACGCCGGAGTCAGCATCGCTTCCGGTCCGTGGTGGGACGATCCCGATCCGCTGCGGGTGCTGGCGACCAACCTCGACGCGCCCATCGAGCTGACCCGGCTGGTGTTGCCGGCCATGCGCGCCCGGCGCAGCGGCGCGGTGGTCAACGTGGCCTCGGTGGCGGGCATGGTGGCGTTTCAGGGCATGTACAGCGCCAGCAAATTCGGGCTGCGGGGATTCTCGCTGGCGCTCCGGCGCGAACTGCTGGGCAGCGGGGTGCAGGTCTCGCTCGTCTCGCCGGGCTTCGTGCGCACCGAGCTGACGGCGCGGGCCAGTTTGCCGATGCCGGGACCCGAGATCGTGGCCCGCGCCATCGCCGACGTGCTGGAGCGGCCCCGGCGCGAGGTGGTAGTGCCGGGCTGGTACCGCTGGCCCGCCCTGCTCGACCAGCTGGCTCCCGGACTGCTCGACGGCATCATGCCGCTGGTCCGGGCCCGGCGTTACCGCTGAACTCCGCGCCGCGCCTTACTTGCAGGCCGCCAGCTTCTGGGCGACGGCGTAACCGCCGCTGAGGGTGGTGACGTTGGTGTTTTGAGTCTTGGCATACGCCACGGTGTCTTTCAGCGCCTCGACCTGTGCTTCGTCGAAGCCGGGACCGGCGGAATGCAGCATGAAGATCAGCCACTGGTGGGTCTGCACCGCCTCGTCGATTCTCGCTTTGTAGTAGGCCAGCGTGTTGGTCGGCGGATGCGGCGGGCTGCTGGGAATCACGTCGAAATAGCTGCCCAGCGCCACCCGGTGCAGGTCATAGCGTTCCAGCGCCTTGGGATCGTTGAGGCCATTACCCACCCCCACGCCCAACTGGTAGTACTTGCTGGCGGCCTGCTCGACCCGCTCCGAGGTATCGCCCATCGGGTAGACCACATGGTTGGTCGGCAAGCCGGCAGCCGCCAGCGCCGCTTGGCTGTCCTTGAGTTCCGCGTCGAGCATGGCGTCATTGAGGGTATTGAGATCGGGGTGGGTCACGGTGTGGCTGACGATCTCGTCGCCGTCGGCGGCCAGCTGCTTGATCTGATCGAGCGAGGTATTGCTGGCATGCCCAATGGAGTTGGTGATCACCGCCGACACGAACGGCACGCCCGCTTCCTTGAAAATCGGGCGCAGAATGGTCCAATCTTGCTGATAGCCGTCGTCGGCCACAAAGGTCACGGCGCTGTTGCCCGCCGCCTGAAGGCACTCGGCAGTGCTCGGGGTGGGGCCAGAAGAAGTCGACCCGCAGGCGCTGAGCAGCAGCGCGCCGGAGACGGCAGCCAGCGTGAAACGCAGCCAGGACTTAGGCCCGATGTCGTGAGAACCTGAATTTTGAAGCACGACTTCAGGATGAGCGTTTGGCCCGGCGCCTTCAAGCCCGCCGAAAGGCAGCGGGCGGCCGGCCACCGCGCTCGTTTTAGACTTCGTCTATTCTGCTCACGCGGTTTGCCGGGCACGTGTAGACTGTCGCAAGCAAGAAGTGAGCAGATCAACTTCAGGAGGTTTACTTATGGATACTTACGAACAAGTCAAGAATGTGATCGTGGACAAGCTGGGCGTCGAGGCCGATAAAGTCACGCCCGAGGCCCGCTTCGTCGAGGACCTCGGCGCCGACAGCCTGGAAACCGTCGAGCTGATCATGGGTCTGGAAGACCAGTTCGGCGTGACCATCAGTGACGAGGCCGCCGAGAACATCCGCACGGTGCAGGCCGCCGTGGACTACATCAGCAGCCAGCAGTAAGGCGGCGGGCACGGGGCGAGAGGACGCGGGTCAAGCCGTTTCCTTCGCCCCGGCGCTTTGCTTCGGGCGGCGCCCGCACGGCGCCGGCCTGAACCGGAAAGGAGAAGACAGGTGGACATCAAACGAGTGGTCATCACCGGGCTGGGACCGGTCAGTCCGATCGGCAGCGGCGCCCAGGCGTTTGCCGAGGCGCAGCGCGCCGGCAAGAGCGGCATCGGCAAGATCACCCATTTCGACGCCAGCGGCCTTAGGGCGCAGATCGCCGGTGAAGTCAAGGACGATCTCAGCCCCTACATCGAAGCGCGCGAGGCCAAGAAGCTCGACCGCTACGTGCAGTTGGCGCTGGCCGCCGCCGAACTGGCGGTTCAGAACAGCGGCCTGAGCCGCGAGGAACTTGCCGGCGAGCGCACCGGCACCTTGATCGGCAGCGGCATCGGCGGCATGAAGACCTTCGAGGACCAGACCCGCGTGATGGTGGAGCGCGGGCCGTCGCGCATCAGCCCGCTGTTTATTCCGATGATGATCGCCAACATGGCGACCGGTCACGTCGCCATGCGCTTCGGGGCCACCGGGCCGAGCAGCACGGTGGTCACCGCCTGCGCCACCGGCTCGGGCGCCATCGGCGACGCGGCGCGCATCATCCAGCTCGGTCTGGCCGACGTGATGCTGGCCGGCGGCAGCGAGGCGGCCATCACCGGCCTGACCCTCGGGGGCTTCGGCAACATGCACGCCCTGACCGCTTCGCACAACGACGACCCCGAGGGTGCCAGCCGCCCCTTTGCCGCGTCGCGCGACGGCTTCGTGCTGGGCGAGGGCGGCGCGGTGGTGGTGCTCGAGGAACTGGAGCACGCCAAGAAACGCGGCGCCACCATCTACGCCGAGGTGGTCGGCTACGGCACCTCGGCCGACGCCTACCACATCACCATGCCCGCGCCGGAAGGCCGGGGCGCGCAGGTGGCGATGCGTCAGGCGCTCAAGGCCGGCGGCGTCAATCCGGAGCAGGTCGGGTACGTCAACGCGCACGGCACCTCCACGCCCGCCAACGACCTCAACGAAACGCTGGCGATCAAGAGCGTTTACGGCGAGCACGCCGCCAAACTGGCGGTCAGCAGCACCAAGTCGATGACCGGGCACCTGCTCGGCGCGGCCGGCGCCATGGAGGCCATCGCGGTGGCGCAGGCGCTGCACGACGGGGTGCTGCCGCCGACCATCAACCTGCGTGACGACCCGGACCCCGAACTCGACCTCGACTACCTCGCCGACGGCGCCAGGGAGCAGCAGGTCGAGTACGCCATGAGCAATTCGTTCGCCTTCGGTGGGCAAAACGCGGTGCTGGTGTTCAAGCGCTGGACCGGGTAAACCAGGAAAGCCCGCCTGCAGCTGAAGGTCCGGAAGGTCGCCGTGCATCCAGACGGCGACCTTCGCCAGTCAGGGTGTCTGTTCCAGATGCGCCGCGAATTTGCCTACCAGCCCCCGAAGCTGGGCGGCCTCGAACGGGGTAAGCCCCAGGAGCAGGCGCCGTTCGTTGGCGACATGCAGCGTCAGCACGTGGTCGACGAGTTCGCGCCCGGTAGGGGTGAGCCGGACCAGCACCGTTCTCCGGTCGTCAGGATGGGCCCGCCGTTCCACCAGCCCACGCGCCGCCAGCAGATCGACCCGTTTGGTCACTGCTGGCGGCGTGATCGCCATCAAGGTGCTCAGGCGGGTAAATGCCAGGCCTTCCGGCGGAGCCGAGCGCCGCAGCGTCGCCAGCACATCGAAACTCGAAGGCGTCAGGTCAAAGGGCGCGAAAAACCTTTCGAGTTCCTGTTCCAGCAGCGCACTCAGCCGCTGAATGCCGATCACGGTGAGCTGGGCGGTGGTGTCGATGTCGGGCCGTTCCCTGGCCCAGTCGCGCCGGATGGTGTCAAGCAACTCCTGGGTTTTCATGACGGGCGTCCCGCCCGCTCACGGGCCAGTACCGCCACGGCCAGGAACAACAGGCCCACGCCGACGAGGGCGGCGCTGCTTACTGGGCGCACGGGCTGTCCCAGCAGGCCGAAGGCGTCGATCAGGCGCGCTCCAAGAATCTGCCCCAGGGTCACGCCTGCCGTGCTGGCCGCCACCCCCAGCGCGCGGGCCGTAAACAGCGTCAGGGTTACGTAGAGGGCACCCACCAGCCCACCTCCGAAAATCCACAAGGGGGCCTGGCCCGGAAGCTGCGCTGGGCCCAGCAGGCCGAGAAGCGCCAGCAGCGAGGTGAGCACAAAGGCCACCAGAAAGTTGACGAAACTGGCCAGCACCGGATGCCGGGCATGCTGGGCCAGCCGGACGTTGAAGACCAGCCCCACCGACAGCCCCAGGCCCGCGCCCAGCGTTCCCAGGAGAGCCGCCACCCCCATCGCCGAGAGCATCACCACACCTGCAGGCCGAGCGCCGCTAACAGCAGCGCCAGGGCCAGGGTCCGGGTCCGGTTCATGGGCCGGCGCACGGTGCCGAACCACCCGAAATGATCCAGCATCAGCCCGGCCCCCACCTGGGCGGCGATCACCAGGCTGACGGCCAGGCCCGTTCCCAGCAGACGAGTCAGGACCACACTGCCGATAACATACGCGCTGCCGACCACCCCTCCCAGGAAACTCCAGCCGGGCGCGCCCCGGAGCCGGACAAAGGGAATCTGGCCCCGGTGAACCCAGCCCAGGCCCAGGCCCAACGCCAGCAGCCCAACGCCGTAAGAAACCGACGCCGTGGCCGCCGGAGAATGGGTGAAGCCCGTCAGGGCCGAGTTGAGCGCGAACTGTACCGGGAGAAGTGCCCCGATCAGCACGGCGGCCGGAAGCAGAGGGTGGAGAGCCATGATTTACTTTACTAGATTATAGTTTACTGGTAAAGTGTTTGGATCTGGGAAAGCTATGCTGGTCTTGAGCGTTTGATCACGGTGGTCTGGGGGATCGGCAAAGTCCCGCGTCCCGCGTCCTTCAATTCTCTCCAGGCCCGTCCTGAACCTTTTTTACTTGGTCTGTCCTTGAAGCTTTCACAGCGACAGTCCAGTGGATATTTTGCTCCGGACAGCCGAAGCGTTAGGCTCAAGTCAGCTTTTGCGGCTGCGGGTG encodes the following:
- a CDS encoding SDR family NAD(P)-dependent oxidoreductase; its protein translation is MSSPLPQAPATTRPVALLTGASSGIGAAAARELARRGYALVLAARRVEALGALAAELDPSGRHIAAVQADVTRAGDRAHLIAQALERFGRIDALINNAGVSIASGPWWDDPDPLRVLATNLDAPIELTRLVLPAMRARRSGAVVNVASVAGMVAFQGMYSASKFGLRGFSLALRRELLGSGVQVSLVSPGFVRTELTARASLPMPGPEIVARAIADVLERPRREVVVPGWYRWPALLDQLAPGLLDGIMPLVRARRYR
- a CDS encoding polysaccharide deacetylase family protein, producing the protein MLQNSGSHDIGPKSWLRFTLAAVSGALLLSACGSTSSGPTPSTAECLQAAGNSAVTFVADDGYQQDWTILRPIFKEAGVPFVSAVITNSIGHASNTSLDQIKQLAADGDEIVSHTVTHPDLNTLNDAMLDAELKDSQAALAAAGLPTNHVVYPMGDTSERVEQAASKYYQLGVGVGNGLNDPKALERYDLHRVALGSYFDVIPSSPPHPPTNTLAYYKARIDEAVQTHQWLIFMLHSAGPGFDEAQVEALKDTVAYAKTQNTNVTTLSGGYAVAQKLAACK
- the acpP gene encoding acyl carrier protein, which gives rise to MDTYEQVKNVIVDKLGVEADKVTPEARFVEDLGADSLETVELIMGLEDQFGVTISDEAAENIRTVQAAVDYISSQQ
- the fabF gene encoding beta-ketoacyl-ACP synthase II → MKRVVITGLGPVSPIGSGAQAFAEAQRAGKSGIGKITHFDASGLRAQIAGEVKDDLSPYIEAREAKKLDRYVQLALAAAELAVQNSGLSREELAGERTGTLIGSGIGGMKTFEDQTRVMVERGPSRISPLFIPMMIANMATGHVAMRFGATGPSSTVVTACATGSGAIGDAARIIQLGLADVMLAGGSEAAITGLTLGGFGNMHALTASHNDDPEGASRPFAASRDGFVLGEGGAVVVLEELEHAKKRGATIYAEVVGYGTSADAYHITMPAPEGRGAQVAMRQALKAGGVNPEQVGYVNAHGTSTPANDLNETLAIKSVYGEHAAKLAVSSTKSMTGHLLGAAGAMEAIAVAQALHDGVLPPTINLRDDPDPELDLDYLADGAREQQVEYAMSNSFAFGGQNAVLVFKRWTG
- a CDS encoding MarR family winged helix-turn-helix transcriptional regulator, with amino-acid sequence MKTQELLDTIRRDWARERPDIDTTAQLTVIGIQRLSALLEQELERFFAPFDLTPSSFDVLATLRRSAPPEGLAFTRLSTLMAITPPAVTKRVDLLAARGLVERRAHPDDRRTVLVRLTPTGRELVDHVLTLHVANERRLLLGLTPFEAAQLRGLVGKFAAHLEQTP
- a CDS encoding DMT family transporter; translated protein: MLSAMGVAALLGTLGAGLGLSVGLVFNVRLAQHARHPVLASFVNFLVAFVLTSLLALLGLLGPAQLPGQAPLWIFGGGLVGALYVTLTLFTARALGVAASTAGVTLGQILGARLIDAFGLLGQPVRPVSSAALVGVGLLFLAVAVLARERAGRPS
- a CDS encoding DMT family transporter, which gives rise to MALHPLLPAAVLIGALLPVQFALNSALTGFTHSPAATASVSYGVGLLALGLGLGWVHRGQIPFVRLRGAPGWSFLGGVVGSAYVIGSVVLTRLLGTGLAVSLVIAAQVGAGLMLDHFGWFGTVRRPMNRTRTLALALLLAALGLQVW